The Lepeophtheirus salmonis chromosome 13, UVic_Lsal_1.4, whole genome shotgun sequence genome segment GGAATAGGTGGCAGATTTTGCTAattgtaaaaacattataataaaaaatcagaacATCAATCTGAGTAAACTGAATTTCGTGTCAATCTCTGTTCCTATATCTTAGGTTATGCACCTAGTGTATAATGcaaacaaagaatataaatgatctataaattacatttttaattcacaaatcCTTAGagcaaacataatattatactgagttttttcatataaactttaaagttataagtttcataaatttagaaaaatctatttacgaatatttcatcaaaaagaaccatgaatatttaaattcattgtaATTCTAAAATATCACGAATTTGTGGACAAATAGAAAGACTAAGTGAAAAATGTCTTGAAATTAGcgtatttttatacaaagagTAGAAGTGATGACTGTGAAATAATATTACTCTGTATAATCCTTTCAAGACGAAGAAAAACacttgattaatttataatttacttatataaactATATGATATGAAGTTGAACATCAGTCACTCCCAAAAACATGATTAAGTCAATAAAAATTCTTCTCCCAGCTTTGTTGTTGTTCTTTGCTGTTGCTCATGGACGTAAGTATAACTGTCTCAATTGTTCAAaactataatttgtataaaatatgaaattccaaaaaaagaaaccgtaaaTCAACATGattatcctgacaatttgagtagagcagcttagctgtcctaccgtttcattagattagctagaATCAGTTACaatgtgaagaaaataaatataaatccgaCTCTGTATCTTGAAAAATCATAAGTAGAAAATACttcaatgtcaatcctcaattctacaatGAATCCAAGAAGGTATTAAAACTCTACTACAAGTCCTCAGCTATACTCATCGTTTTTCACGGACTAAATATTACCTACTACTTAAAAGTTCTCTTTTCAATAATCATgataatagataattaaataaagataaccattaaaagatttttttttaacttcatttatataatattttttaaaaacataaacataGTTTTACAAAAACATCGTATGGCTctcccaaataaaataaagtaatagaagataacatttaaaaaaatgaacgatggctaaagtttttatttacttcaaaaaaattgtgtaaacaggaaaaaataaaagggaaaatttattttttagcagaattttattatttttacagaaaaaacaacGCCTCAATCGATTGTTAAAACCACTGAAATTACTAAACAAACATCTACAACAACCACAACTACGACGACAACTACACCCACAACCACAACATCTACTACAAGTACAACTACGACaaccacaacaacaacaacaactacaacgACAACAACTACAACTACGACCACAACTACGACAACAACTACGACGACAACCACAACAACCACAACTACGACAACAACTACGACGACAACTACAACTACAACAACTACAACTACGACAACAACTACAACTACGACGACAACTACAACGACAACCACGACAACTACAACTACAACTACGACGACAACTTCAACGACTACGACGACAACTACAACTACGACCACAACTACAACGACAACCACGACAACTACAACTACAACAACTACAACTACGACAACCACAACAACTACGACTAACGACAACCACAACTACGACGACAACCTCAACCACAACTACGACGACAACTACAACAACTACAACTACGACCACAGCTACAACTACAACTACGACAACTACAACTACAACCACGACAACTACAACTACGACGACAACTTCAACGACTACGACCACAACTACAACTACGACAACAACTACAACTACGACCACAGCTACAACGACAACCACGACAACTACAACTACAACAACCACAACTACGACCACAACCTCAACCACAACAACAACCACAACTACAACAACCACAACTACAACTACGACGACCACCTCAACCACAACAACAACCACATCTACGACCACAActacaacaaaaacaacaactacaactacGACCACAACTACAACGACAACCACGACAACTACAACTACAACAACTACAACTACGACGACAACTACAACAACTACAACTACGACGACAACTACAACCACAACAACTACGACTACGACAACCACAACTACGACCACAACCTCAACCACAACAACAACCAAACTACGACGACAACTACAACGACAACCACGACAACTACAACTACAACTACGACGACAACTTCAACGACTACGACCACAACTACGACGACAACTACAACAACCACAACTACAACTACGACGACAACCTCAACCACATCAACAACCACATCGACGACAACAACTACAACGACAACCACAACAACTACGACTACGACAACGACAACCACGACAACTACAACCACAACTACGACCACAACCTCAACCACATCAACAACCACATCGACGACAACAACTACAACGACAACAACTACGACAACGACAACGACAACCACGACAACTACAACCACATCTACGACCACAACAACAACCACAACAACAACCACAACTACAACAACTACAACTACGACCACGACGACAACTACAACGACaactacaactacgacaaaCTACGACAACAACTACAACAACTACAACAACTACGACAACAACTACGACGACAACTACCACAACTACGACAACAACTACGACGACAACCACAACAACTACAACTACGACAACAACTACAACGACAACTACAACAACTACAACTACGACaacaactacaacaacaactacaactacGACGACAACTACAACGACAACCACGACAACTACAACTACAACTACGACGACAACTTCAACGACTACGACGACAACTACAACTACGACCACAACTACAACGACAACCACGACAACTACAACTACAACAACTACAACTACGACAACCACAACAACTACGACTACGACAACCACAACTACGACCACAACCCCAACCACAACTACGACGACAACTACAACAACTACAACTACGACCACAGCTACAACTACAACTACAACAACTACAACTACAACCACGACAACTACAACTACGACAACAACTACAACGACAACCACAACAACTACGACTACGACAACGACAACCACACAACTACGACCACAACCTCAACCACAACAACAACCACAACTACGACGACAACTACAACTACGACCACAAATACAACGACAACTACGACAACTACAACCACAACAACAACCACAACTACGACGACAACTACACAACTACAACTACGACCACAACTACAACTACGACCACAAATACAACGACAACCACGACAACTACAACTACGACGACAACTTCAACGACTACGACtacaactacaacaacaaccacAACTACAACAACCACAACTACAACTACGACGACCACCTCAACAACTACAACCACAACAACTACGACTACGACAACCACGACAACTAAAACCACAACTACGACCACAACCTCAACCACAACAACAACCACAACTACGACGACAACTACAACTACGACCACAAATACAACGACAACCACGACAACTACAACCACAACAACAACCACAACTACGACGACAACTACGACAACTACAACTACGACCACAACTACAACTACGACCACAAATACACGACCACAACGACAACCACGACAACTACAACTACAACTAACGACAACTTCAACGACACGACCACAACGACAACTACGACAACAACTACAACTACGACCACAACAACGACAACCACGACAAcacaactacaacaacaactacgacaaactaacaacaacaacaacaacaacaactacaactacGACCACAACCTCAACCACAACAACAACCACAACTACAACAACCACAACTACAACTACGACGACCACCTCAACCACAACAACAACCACATCTACGACcacaactacaacaacaacaacaactacaactacGACCACAACTACAACGACAACCACGACAACTACAACTACAACAACTACAACTACGACGACAACTACAACCACAACAACTACGACTACGACAACCACAACTACGACCACAACCTCAACCACAACAACAACCACAACTACGACGACAACTACAACGACAACCACGACAACTACAACTACAACTACGACGACAACTTCAACGACTACGACCACAACTACGACGACAACTACAACAACCACAACTACAACTACGACGACAACCTCAACCACATCAACAACCACATCGACGACAACAACTACAACGACAACCACAACAACTACGACTACGACAACGACAACCACGACAACTACAACCACAACTACGACCACAACCTCAACCACAACTACGACCACAACCTCAACCACATCAACAACCACATCGACGACAACAACTACAACGACAACAACTACGACAACAACGACAACCACGACAACTACAACCACATCTACGACCACAACAACAACCACAACTACGACGACAACTACAACAACTACAACTACGACCACAAATACAACGACAACCACGACAACTACAACTACAACTACGACGACAACTTCAACGACTACGACCACAACTACAACTACGACCACAACTACAACTACGACCACAACTACAACGACGACAACTACAACTACAACAACTACAACTACAACCACAACAACTACGACAACCACAACTACGACCACAACCTCAACCACAACAACAACCACAACTACGACGACAGCTACAACTACGACGACAACTACAACGACAACCACGACAACTACAACTACAACTACGACAACAACTTCAACGACTACTACCACAACTACGACGACAACTACTACAACCACAACTACAACTACGACGACAACTACAACTACAACCACAACAACTACGACTACGACAACCACAACTACGACCACAacctcaacaacaacaacaaccacaaCTACGACGACAACTACAACTACGACCACAACTACAACGACAACCACGACAACTACAACTACAACTATGACGACAACTTCAACGACTACTACCACAACTACAACTACGACAACAACTACGACGACAACTACGACAACTACAACTACGACCACAACTACAACTACGACGACAACTTCAACGACTACTACCACAACTACGACGAAAACTTCAACAACTACAACTACGACGACAACTTCAACGACTACGACCACAACTACAACTACGACCACAACCACAACTACGACCACAACAACAACCACAACTACGACGACAACTACAACCACAACTACAACTACAACGACAACCACGACAATTACAACTACAACTACGACGACAACTTCAACGACTACTACCACAACTACGACGACAACTACAACTACAACAACTACAACTACGACAACATCTACAACCTCAACCACAACAACAACCACAACTACGACGACAACTACAACTACGACGACAACTACAACGACAACCACGACAACTACAACTACAACTACGACGACAACTTCAACGACTACTACCACAACTACGACGACAACTACAACAACCACAACTACAACTACGACCACAACTACAACGACAACCACGACAACTACAACTACAACTACGACGACAACTTCAACGACTACTACCACAACTACAACGACAACCACGACAACTACAACTACAGCAACTACAATTACCACAACTACGACAACGACGACAACGACGACAACAACATCTACTACAACTACAACTACGACAACCACAACTACTACGACAACCACAACTTCAACAACTTTGTCGACAACCACCACCACGACAACAACAACAAGTACAACAACTTTTCTTTGTACAGATATAAATGGAACACCGTGTATACttccttttctttataataatcaGCTTTATTCATCTTGCACCACGGTCGACAATGCTGGTACTGCATGGTGTGCAACTTCTGTTTATTCGACTGGACATGCAAATAATTATGGTGCATGTAGTTCAGGATGTCCTGGTTAGTAAttactctttttaatttatttcctttattaatttttccccctaaaaatatgtacacaGTGGGTGGCCAAACAGTTACACCTTCTACCTGTGCAACCTTACAAGGAGAAGCTTGTATATTTCCCTTCGGCTATAATGACGTAAGTTACTCATCGTGTACTACTGTAGGTGACACTCAATTTTGGTGTGCAACGAGTCTTTACTCAGGAACAAATGAAGCCCTCAATTATGGATATTGTAACTCTGTTTGCCAACGTATGTATATGActacatatataacatatatttgaaattataactcaattttttccctttataGAAGGCACCACTGTTCCCTCTAGCAGtaagtatttacatattaacTTCTTCATGTTTATAGgctctaataattattatttactttttatactttAGGTTGTAGAACTTTAGGTGGTCAGACATGCCTAATTCCATTTGATTATCGTGGTACGACATATAGTTCATGTACAAATGTTGATAATGGAGGTGTTGATTGGTGTGCTACATCAAAAGATTCTACGGGCCATGCATTGGGATGGGGTAACTGTGATTCGAGTTCTGCTTGCTAATTGATTACAGTTGATtgtagtaatatataaatagatatgtgtagtatatttatatatattcacttaGATTATGATACttagcatatatttttaaaaagtgtttctaATCATTCTATTTCAAGTGTACATTAAATGTCTCAGAATTTgctaatttttaaagttattttttgacttattttgcttttattgacatgtattttaacatttaatttacaatattaaatttcattatacataaaagttcaaaaatatatcattaactGAAGCATAGGctgtgtataatataaaattatgaagaatacgggttgaaaaaaaaaaaatcaagtgctCTTATTTTCTGGAGTTATAGAAATATAGAATAACTAAATTgcggaatgtttttttttatgttgaatttAGAAAAGATAGTTATTTTAAACGAGCTTGTAATTTTCTGTGGTCTAATCCCATCACTTACGAACTTGTCATAATACAAACACACACTAATGAAGATTATATCCGTTACGAATGTCACTCTAATACGTCTGTTGCACATTCTGCTTCCTTACGACAATTAATCCctgtcttcttttaatcagagacaaaaaagttgtacatttaatgtatttagtAGTGTAAATGTTCAAATAGACCACACCTTTTTGATAAAGCGATCTTGTGTACTATTCCATTCGTCAAATAAGTCAGAAAACGCATGGAGCAGGATGTTGAGGAACCCCTGAAAATTATTTCCTATAAACCTATAAGCAGCCAAAATAACCCAAGTAACCACAACCAGTTATGGTTCTTGGCGTTGTTAGCAGCGAGAGTAACTTTATGCCAGCGTTAATTTTCAAACAGGGCCTGAAGGTCAACACTATGATCTACGTCAGTGTATATGCATCAATGTCTTCCTCTGAATCTGCATCATCATGAAATACCAATTTTGCATCTGACTGCAAAAGAACACtcgattttcttattttgagaATGTAAAATTCTCAGATTCGGCGAGTTATTGGCCCACTATGTCTTTTCGTCTATGAATGAATTTTGAGTGTGCGCTCAATAATCTGCATAATTCCAAACAATGTGACATACTCCTGcatgtctaaaaaaatcaaagagatATGACTTTTCAAGACGACCTAAGATTAAGAgtacatattgaaaaaagtcaCCATATTTGTACATAGTGTAGCCTtcggaaaaatataaattataaatgccACAGAGAAAGGAAGGCAGTCTAGGAAAATGTAAATCTTATAATGAggtcgaaaaagaaaaacaaataatctCAAGTTTTGACAAGTTCCGAAAAAACTCGGCGTTTCATTCCCACGAGCTagttttttgtatacatttttatttacttcataaaactggAGTTCTAATTTACGTGTTTTGATCGtgtatataactattattcagattaccaattctaaaaaacgGGAGAGCAATAAATATACtggatttacataattatttattaagctgggtcgtacttttcattttttcaaaaatctaaaacctGTAgtgtatttttactttgttttctCAAGTAGATTTCTAAAAGATAGGATAACCTTaagctacatcaatttcactttgaaaataagagaaaattcttctttttttttctatatttcgaGTGctggtttataaaataatatatgtatatataatttatagatattcatactatatttatatacataaagtatatgtaTTGTCTTTGATGTGAAGAGTCAAATATGacgaaattttaatcataaagtaACATTAAGTTAAGTAAACTTTAGATTTGATGCTGCTATACTTAGTTTAgataaaaaagtcatattattataattttttgtacaacagtacaactatatttcaacaTCATTATAAC includes the following:
- the LOC121128376 gene encoding uncharacterized protein, producing the protein MIKSIKILLPALLLFFAVAHGQKTTPQSIVKTTEITKQTSTTTTTTTTTTPTTTTSTTSTTTTTTTTTTTTTTTTTTTTTTTTTTTTTTTTTTTTTTTTTTTTTTTTTTTTTTTTTTTTTTTTTTTTTTTTTTTSTTTTTTTTTTTTTTTTTTTTTTTTTTTTTTTTTTNDNHNYDDNLNHNYDDNYNNYNYDHSYNYNYDNYNYNHDNYNYDDNFNDYDHNYNYDNNYNYDHKLRPQPQPQQQPQLQQPQLQLRRPPQPQQQPHLRPQLQQKQQLQLRPQLQRQPRQLQLQQLQLRRQLQQLQLRRQLQPQQLRLRQPQLRPQPQPQQQPNYDDNYNDNHDNYNYNYDDNFNDYDHNYDDNYNNHNYNYDDNLNHINNHIDDNNYNDNHNNYDYDNDNHDNYNHNYDHNLNHINNHIDDNNYNDNNYDNDNDNHDNYNHIYDHNNNHNNNHNYNNYNYDHDDNYNDNYNYDKLRQQLQQLQQLRQQLRRQLPQLRQQLRRQPQQLQLRQQLQRQLQQLQLRQQLQQQLQLRRQLQRQPRQLQLQLRRQLQRLRRQLQLRPQLQRQPRQLQLQQLQLRQPQQLRLRQPQLRPQPQPQLRRQLQQLQLRPQLQLQLQQLQLQPRQLQLRQQLQRQPQQLRLRQRQPHNYDHNLNHNNNHNYDDNYNYDHKYNDNYDNYNHNNNHNYDDNYTTTTTTTTTTTTTNTTTTTTTTTTTTTSTTTTTTTTTTTTTTTTTTTTTTTSTTTTTTTTTTTTTTTKTTTTTTTSTTTTTTTTTTTTTTTTNTTTTTTTTTTTTTTTTTTTTTTTTTTTTTTTTTNTRPQRQPRQLQLQLTTTSTTRPQRQLRQQLQLRPQQRQPRQHNYNNNYDKLTTTTTTTTTTTTTTSTTTTTTTTTTTTTTTTTTSTTTTTTSTTTTTTTTTTTTTTTTTTTTTTTTTTTTTTTTTTTTTTTTTTTTTTTTTTSTTTTTTTTTTTTTTTTTTTTTTTTTTSTTTTTTTTTTTTTTTTTTTTTSTTSTTTSTTTTTTTTTTTTTTTTTTTTTTTTTTTTTSTTTTTTTSTTSTTTSTTTTTTTTTTTTTTTTTTTTTSTTTTTTTTTTTTTTTTTTTTNTTTTTTTTTTTTTTTSTTTTTTTTTTTTTTTTTTTTTTTTTTTTTTTTTTTTTTTTTTTTSTTTTTTTTTTATTTTTTTTTTTTTTTTTTTTTSTTTTTTTTTTTTTTTTTTTTTTTTTTTTTTTTTTTTTTTSTTTTTTTTTTTTTTTTTTTTTTTTTTTTMTTTSTTTTTTTTTTTTTTTTTTTTTTTTTTTTTTTSTTTTTTTTKTSTTTTTTTTSTTTTTTTTTTTTTTTTTTTTTTTTTTTTTTTTTTTTTTITTTTTTTTSTTTTTTTTTTTTTTTTTTTTSTTSTTTTTTTTTTTTTTTTTTTTTTTTTTTTTTTTSTTTTTTTTTTTTTTTTTTTTTTTTTTTTTTTTTTTTSTTTTTTTTTTTTTTTTATTITTTTTTTTTTTTTSTTTTTTTTTTTTTTTTSTTLSTTTTTTTTTSTTTFLCTDINGTPCILPFLYNNQLYSSCTTVDNAGTAWCATSVYSTGHANNYGACSSGCPVGGQTVTPSTCATLQGEACIFPFGYNDVSYSSCTTVGDTQFWCATSLYSGTNEALNYGYCNSVCQQGTTVPSSSCRTLGGQTCLIPFDYRGTTYSSCTNVDNGGVDWCATSKDSTGHALGWGNCDSSSAC